Within Saccharomycodes ludwigii strain NBRC 1722 chromosome IV, whole genome shotgun sequence, the genomic segment cagcagcagcagcaacagcaacaacagcaacaacaacagcaacagcaacaacaacaacaacaacaacaacaacaacaacaacaacaacaacaacaacaacaacaacaacaaagacTTATGAATAACaatgtaaatattattggtgACAGAATGAGAAACCTAAATATTGAGCAAAAACCACAAATTATTCCCTCGAACGAAACACCGTTTGGAAACTTGATTGGTAATACCACTTTCGTCACTCATCCTGAGTTGAAacaatttttccaaatggCTATCGCTAAATCTGTCCGTGAGATTTTGGTACAGGTGGTTGAAAAAAGTTCTGGGATTGCAGTTATTACCACAActtctattattttgaaGGATTTCGGTACAGAAGTTGATgaattaaaactaaaaactGCTGCTTTTTCTATGGTTAGACAATTGGCTAAGCAATTATCCTATGTTACATctgttgatattttaagGGATACTATACGTGCTACAACACAGACTTTGGCTGCCAATTGGATGAATCTACGCGGAGCTCAAGAAGAGTTAAATATGGCTATAAATGATAACATTGGGTTGGCTCTGTCACTAATTGAGAAAGCTTCTATGGATAAGGCAACACAGGATATTGGTGAAAGGTTGATGCAAGCAATTGCTATTCGTCGCTATCATAAGGAAAAACGTGCTGGTCAGCCCTTTGTTTCaccaaattttaataatatctcGGAATTATTACCTGAGCCATTAGGCTTGAAAAGCACTGGTATTACTCCTCAGCAAATGAGGATATATGAAGAATTCGGTAGGATGAATGGTGGCGGTTCCCTGATACAAAATTCCAATTCCAATGTACAAACACAGCAGCAGTACCCTGAAAATATGTCCAATGTTGCTGAACAGCATAATTTGACTGTTGATCAAcaacatcaaaaaaatatattgatgCAACAATTgaaacagcaacaacaacaacaacaacagcatgctgctgctgctcaACCTGTGCCCCAACAGCAACAGATACAAAATAGCAATGCTATGAGAACACCCACACAACAAGCCAATGCAACTATAATTAATCCTGTGATTAATGAAATTGATACTCAATTAAGGGTATGCGCTCAATTAATCGAAGCATTGACTAACTTTTGTACAGAGAACAGTAGCTGCAAATTTGATGACTTGCCAGCGGAGAAGAATTTGGCTCAagatattatattaaaaattctaGCTATTTTGGTTAGATCCAAGCAGAGGGATTCTTTGGCTTTAAGTTTGTCTCAAGGTACCGTTAGTCGCTTATTCCAACTTTCAGAGCATCCATTAGCTATTGAATCCTTTACTAGATTGTTGGAAAAAATGTGTTTATTTTCAGTGGTGGCTAGAAAGGACGTGACGTGGTGGTTGGTTTATGCAATTGACCCAAGAAAATTCAGCGTACCTTGCATTAAAGCATTGGTCGATGCAAAATTAATTCAAACATCTGAATTGGATACACTACTCTCGTGTTTATTAACTGCTCCTTTGGAAGGATCTGTTAAGTTCGCGATTGAGTTAATCGATGCCTTTGTTTTGTCTGAAAATTCCACGCTAGTTAGAAtggattttattaaaagctTGATTTTGTTACAAAATGTTAAAGAAGCTTCGGaatttttgaagaaaatagaAGACTCGACCATTTCCTTGGTTCCAGCCAAAACGGAAGTGAGCCGGACTGAATTGTTATGTTTGGTTTTTACTGAATGGATCACCTTGGTGCAAAAAATTGAGGTTGATCATTATATTGTTAAAGCctttattaaacaattaGTCGATACACATGTAATTGACACACACGaaaaatttgttgaattttttgAGGCTTCTATTTCCTTGTCGGTTGATGCCTTTAAAGAAAGTGATCCAACAAGCgatgtttttgtttctatAGATGCGTTGGCCAAATTCTTTGttcaattattaatttatttggaTTTTACCGAAGAGAGTAGAAAAGACTTTTCTTCTTTGGTTTTAACTACTTTTGTGTTGAATATGACTAATGATCATAAAGAAAATGGGAAAGATTTCAACGAACGACCATATTTCAGATTTTTATCCATTTTGCTGTGTGAATGGGAAAAATTAAGTTGTCACAATTTTATCAGGGTAAAGGATCAAACTTGCAGATGTGAATTGATTGAGTTTGACAAGGACTTTTATTCCATCTTTGCCAGCTTCATGCGTGTATATCAGCCATTAGCATTCCCTTGTTTCGCTTTTGCTTGGGTTACGTTATTATCTCATAGGATGGTGTTACCTGTCTTGTTGAGAATGAAGGAAGAAGGTGGCTGGGAGAAGTtgaatttgttatttattgacTTGTTTAGATTTATAGATTCATACTCCCGAGTTGGAGATGTTCCTGATTCCATTTCTGTTTTGTATAAGGGTTTGTTAAGGGTATTTTTAGGTGTTGCTAATGATGTTCCGGaatattttgttgaaaaCCATTATACTTTACTTAATAATTTACCCGCTTCTTATTTACAATTGAAGAACATTATTTTGAGTGCGTTCCCCAAGAAATTACAATTTCCAAACCCCTATAGCGCGGATATTGATATGGATGTGTTAGAAATATGCAAAAAAGTACCACAGGTTGCTTACGATCCCGTTCAAGATTTGGGTACGTTGAAAAAACCTGTTGATAGTTATTTGCGTATTCCATCTTCTTCGTTGATGAGAACCATTAATAGCAATGTTAATGCACTTAaggatttgaaaaaagaacatGGTGTTGGTTTTGATGAAATCGCTGTAAACGTGAAATTGATCAATGCTATTGTTTTGCATATTGGTATTGAAGCTGCCACTGAAGCGTTGAATACCACTAAAAACGCTATTTTCAATAAGAATTCTTCTTATTTTACGTTATTATTGGGTTTAATTTCCAATGGGAGCCCTTCTGCTAAATATCATATAATTGAGGCTATAGTTTGTCAGTTAAGGTATCCAAACGCTCAGACccattttttcaattttgtGATTTGCACCATGTTTTTCACGGATTCATTGTGGGATGGCAATGGAGCAGAGGTACAAGAGTTGATTCTAAGATGCTTATTGGAAAagttgtttgtttttaaaccaCACCCATGGGGTGTAGTTGTTACATTCACAGatcttttgaaaaacaaggATACCATGGAGTTACCCTTCATTAAGCAATCAAGTGAGATCCAAAGTGTTTTCAAAAGTTTAAGTAAGTTTATCTCCATGGCAAAAGTTGAAGTCGAAAAGTTGGACACCAAGAGTATTGTCAACAAAGATGGTGGTAACAACAGTAAAGAAACTGGAGCACAAGCTGTTTTGGCTTGATATTATATGTATTATGAGTAAGCTGAATTTTAATAtgtgtatgtatatatatatatatttctttaaatcAAAATGCATTAAAAAGAGAATACTATTAGATGGTGTTTTTGTGAATTGAAGAGAAAAGTGCTTTTTGTTACATTTTGTGGGTTGGACAGTGTACAGAAAACAGTGCAGATAGCACTTTATTGGTTACCCGGTTagttttttctatttttttttttggcggGGCATGGACAAAATTTGAGGTTATTATGAGCTTTCTACAGCCTTGATCTTTGTTCGACTTACTGTTAATTTATATCTTTTGTAATTCATCTTTGTCATATAGTATATATTACTataaaaaactattaaagTGGTATTTATtctcttccttttttcttatcaAGCTGAAGGaaagatagaaaaaaaaaaaaaaaaaataaataaaataaaatgaagtTTAATATActgaaattgtttttagaaAGCAATGAAAGAATAGatgaaaatggaaataaaatcagAACAAACAGACCACCTAATACAGCATTTAGGCAACAAAGGTTAAAATCATGGCAACCTATTCTATCACCCCAATCCATGATACCATTTTTAGCCATAATTGCCATGATTTTTGCCCCCATTGGCGTAGCATTCTTAGTTAGTGCATTAAATgttcaaaattttgttatagATTATAGTCATTGTGATACTTTGGCTAGTACAGATGATTTCCAAGTGATTTCCTCAAAATTATACCATTATAatttcaaacaaaaaaatgttatacAACCAAGTTGGAAGCTTCAAAGTACAGATGATAATTCAAAGACATgtcaaataaaattttcgGTACCAAATAACATAAAGTCACCCTTATATGTATACTACCAATTGActaatttttatcaaaaccATCGTAAGTATGTTCAATCTTATGATGCAGATCAATTAAAAGGTGTGGCTGTATCTCTTGATGAGTTGGATGATAATTGCAAGCCGTTGAAAAGTGCAAGCGATACAGAAGATAAGGGTGATgaaaaaatcatatatCCATGTGGGTTAATCGCTAATTCCTTGTTTAATGATACATTTAGTAcagtttttgaaaatgtaGATGAcgatggtaataataatagcacaaaaaattataacttgacaaataaaaatattgcatGGAAAAGTGACCagaaattattcaaaaaaacaCAGTATAATGCCTCTCAAATAATTCCTCCACCAAATTGGGCAGTCAAATATCCAGATGGTTATGTAGAAGGTAATATTCCAGATATTTCGACTTGGGAAGAGTTCCAAGTATGGATGAGGACTGCAGGATTACCTACATTTTACAAATTGGttatgaaaaatgaaaaggaCACATTGCACAAGGGTGTTTACACAATAGATATAGGCTTAAATTATCCAGTGGAGATATTTGGAGGTAAGAAATCATTGGTGATTACCACTAACAGTATTATTGGGGGTAGAAATTTGAGTTTAGGAATTGTATACATTATTGTCGCTGGGGTGTgcattatttttggaataatatttttgttgaagGTTATAATAAAACCTAGAAAGTTAGGGGATCATTCATACTTGAATTTTGATGATGGGTTAGAAAACAGTTCCGAACAGGCAGATAAGTTAAATCAGCAATTGACACCATTGAGGGAAATTATGTAGGATGTTTTcgatttgtttttgtatataagatttttttttttaattctcgacttttttttttttttttttttttttttttttctgtattAAGAAAGACCAAAACGGCAAACATCTGTACCTTTTGTACCttaagtttttattaatttctttgtttaaaaaataacgtaaaagaaaaaaaaaatcacaaGGTGGTTTCCATTTGATAATTCTTTCAAAACATTTTCATTGTTACTACTATCAATTTCTTGACTTTTTAAACTCAAgttacatacatatatatcatAAAGGTATAGCTAGTGGTAAGAAGAAACGAAAATGTCTATGTCTAAAAGGCTTTTAAGAGAAATAAGCTCTGTTAAGGAAGATCCAAATGCTCATATAACTTTACAATTTGTAAACGAAAGTGACATTCATCATTTAAAAGGTACATTTCTGGGACCTCCAGGTACACCATATGAAGGAGGTAAAtttattgttgatattaAAGTTCCATCAGATTACCCATTTAAACCACCCATTATGAAATTTGATACAAAAGTATATCATCCAAATATTTCTTCCGTTACTGGAGCTATTTGtttagatattttaaaaaatgctTGGTCACCAGTTATAACTTTAAAGTCTGCTTTGATATCTTTGCAAGCATTATTACAATCACCTGAACCAAATGATCCACAAGATGCAGAAGTTGCTAGACACTATTTGTCAGATAAAGaatcatttaataaaacagCAGCTTTATGGACAAGAACTTATGCACCAAACGATGAAG encodes:
- the CDC39 gene encoding CCR4-NOT core subunit CDC39 (similar to Saccharomyces cerevisiae YCR093W | CDC39 | Cell Division Cycle), whose translation is MLSSQNNKEQAAHIVLSQISLLIITSTEKNFSTTYKKVCYILNNSSTFVNLSFWKKYLPLCSNNTVTFNKLLQKILTKTLQNPLLFSFFQSLLFTKKGEDITEAASDSAIFTLVSTIKTYFPQSYNKLTTSHTNHKTHNMNTTNSQLLEKFLAKENTSTASFPQFLNEFLGSFQGEALNDLVALLLAELLSPGSQNFSSTISQWLTPVSNEQATTMGLTINKAFILLGIDNIDWMRVFNLMSTKYYLNKSVSPTAASLSSLFASLNNGDLINKFFKCEWSTQLKLNISLLLHSWPKQQSCIDLLTIDGINLVSPGNAFINTKKSLLFLLPVASLDLELFLLREELAGSVVINLFHECFIEDFNLAPEYLLLALTKNIKYFKLLIENQSLLDDLLIALTIQSFNFNFDVFSYVVKNNISKPVLTHIIAQLSSRETTDIKKLVRFLLSSAENGEEGKAHDAKFFTRLLETSLPLEYALRLCPSALKCGWNGFNEFLEKKLNIDSASSISGLFENLSFQVSMDINAPFREDKLFDLKSLYFILNLLNETPLSAQQRATFEDIKFSLVITFPRLINYGYGKDNVILAGGESVVPISKDVEKEMQNYLQKMYKNEVSIKQLIDIMRDLKESENPRDQELFSSIIHAVISESTFYKDYPLEALATTSVLMGSMVLFQLVRGFVLDVVLQLILTFARENVNSKMFKFAVQALYAFKIRLLEFPGFCKKLVDMAPALQMHPQLYEQLLQSVQQASSNSLKTAEKPSPSAEVVNVKFFNVTEPITQIVQENPPKDVAEKVLFVINNLSEDNFESKIGTLRNILEPKYFSWFSLSLVSQRAKTEPNYHELYSRIIFSLNHILLYEYTLQTTFKQVSHLLSIRDIQSTEKNHIKNLGLWLGCITLSKNRPIMYKNIAFRELLLNAYKTKRLDVIVPFVCKVLQQAAKPACLFNVPNAWTIGILSVLVELNEKSNWKLSLTFEVEVLLKAFKLKVSDIKPSNYLDTENSDDILAGLVTGHEIPPKFSQMEQASQLFLMQQYQQQYLVLHQRQIQQQQQQQQQQQQQQQQQQQQQQQQQQQQQQQQQQQQQQQRLMNNNVNIIGDRMRNLNIEQKPQIIPSNETPFGNLIGNTTFVTHPELKQFFQMAIAKSVREILVQVVEKSSGIAVITTTSIILKDFGTEVDELKLKTAAFSMVRQLAKQLSYVTSVDILRDTIRATTQTLAANWMNLRGAQEELNMAINDNIGLALSLIEKASMDKATQDIGERLMQAIAIRRYHKEKRAGQPFVSPNFNNISELLPEPLGLKSTGITPQQMRIYEEFGRMNGGGSLIQNSNSNVQTQQQYPENMSNVAEQHNLTVDQQHQKNILMQQLKQQQQQQQQHAAAAQPVPQQQQIQNSNAMRTPTQQANATIINPVINEIDTQLRVCAQLIEALTNFCTENSSCKFDDLPAEKNLAQDIILKILAILVRSKQRDSLALSLSQGTVSRLFQLSEHPLAIESFTRLLEKMCLFSVVARKDVTWWLVYAIDPRKFSVPCIKALVDAKLIQTSELDTLLSCLLTAPLEGSVKFAIELIDAFVLSENSTLVRMDFIKSLILLQNVKEASEFLKKIEDSTISLVPAKTEVSRTELLCLVFTEWITLVQKIEVDHYIVKAFIKQLVDTHVIDTHEKFVEFFEASISLSVDAFKESDPTSDVFVSIDALAKFFVQLLIYLDFTEESRKDFSSLVLTTFVLNMTNDHKENGKDFNERPYFRFLSILLCEWEKLSCHNFIRVKDQTCRCELIEFDKDFYSIFASFMRVYQPLAFPCFAFAWVTLLSHRMVLPVLLRMKEEGGWEKLNLLFIDLFRFIDSYSRVGDVPDSISVLYKGLLRVFLGVANDVPEYFVENHYTLLNNLPASYLQLKNIILSAFPKKLQFPNPYSADIDMDVLEICKKVPQVAYDPVQDLGTLKKPVDSYLRIPSSSLMRTINSNVNALKDLKKEHGVGFDEIAVNVKLINAIVLHIGIEAATEALNTTKNAIFNKNSSYFTLLLGLISNGSPSAKYHIIEAIVCQLRYPNAQTHFFNFVICTMFFTDSLWDGNGAEVQELILRCLLEKLFVFKPHPWGVVVTFTDLLKNKDTMELPFIKQSSEIQSVFKSLSKFISMAKVEVEKLDTKSIVNKDGGNNSKETGAQAVLA
- a CDS encoding CDC50/LEM3 family protein (similar to Saccharomyces cerevisiae YCR094W | CDC50 | Cell Division Cycle (paralog of YNR048W | potential noncatalytic subunit for phospholipid translocase Dnf3p)); protein product: MKFNILKLFLESNERIDENGNKIRTNRPPNTAFRQQRLKSWQPILSPQSMIPFLAIIAMIFAPIGVAFLVSALNVQNFVIDYSHCDTLASTDDFQVISSKLYHYNFKQKNVIQPSWKLQSTDDNSKTCQIKFSVPNNIKSPLYVYYQLTNFYQNHRKYVQSYDADQLKGVAVSLDELDDNCKPLKSASDTEDKGDEKIIYPCGLIANSLFNDTFSTVFENVDDDGNNNSTKNYNLTNKNIAWKSDQKLFKKTQYNASQIIPPPNWAVKYPDGYVEGNIPDISTWEEFQVWMRTAGLPTFYKLVMKNEKDTLHKGVYTIDIGLNYPVEIFGGKKSLVITTNSIIGGRNLSLGIVYIIVAGVCIIFGIIFLLKVIIKPRKLGDHSYLNFDDGLENSSEQADKLNQQLTPLREIM
- the UBC1 gene encoding E2 ubiquitin-conjugating protein UBC1 (similar to Saccharomyces cerevisiae YDR177W | UBC1 | UBiquitin-Conjugating) is translated as MSMSKRLLREISSVKEDPNAHITLQFVNESDIHHLKGTFLGPPGTPYEGGKFIVDIKVPSDYPFKPPIMKFDTKVYHPNISSVTGAICLDILKNAWSPVITLKSALISLQALLQSPEPNDPQDAEVARHYLSDKESFNKTAALWTRTYAPNDEVQTNTGNVTAATDPCEMFGIEKNLVDTLCSNGFAKDSVIEVLRRYGVKKSSQVNNELMNKIIDDLLKN